Below is a window of Myxococcaceae bacterium JPH2 DNA.
GCTGCTGGACGCCCTGCGCGGCTTCGCGTTGTGCGGCGTCTTCGTCTCCAACTGCTTCGGCTGGTTCAGCGGCCGCGCGCTCCTGTCCCGCGAGCAGGCGCTGGCGCTGTCGGCGCCGCTCGGGGAGACCGTGGTGGCCTCGCTCTACCAGTTCTTCGTGAACCAGAAGTTCGTCACGATTTTCTCCTTCCTCTTCGGGCTCGGGTTCTCCATCCAGCTCGCCCGGGCCGAGGCGCGCGGCGCCTCGCTGGTGCCGCTCTACGCGCGGCGGCTGACGGTGCTCCTCGCCATGGGGCTGGTGCACCTGTTCGGCCTGTGGATGGGCGACGTGCTCTCCACCTACGCGGTGGTGGGCTTCGCGCTGCTGCTGTTCCGCAGGCGCTCGAACAAGACGGTGCTCACCTGGGCCCTGGTGTTGATGGTGCTGATGACGCTGGTGGTGCCGCTCGCGCAGCGCTTCATCCCCATCCTGTCCGTGGGCGCCCAGGCGGCGCTGGAGGCGTCTCGGGCCGCGCAGGCGAAGGACCTCGCGCATCGCGCGGGCTTCCTGGCGGAGCTGGCCAGCGACTCCTTCCGAGCCACGCAGGCCGCGAACGCGCGCTTCGCGGCGAGCAACTTCCTGGGCCCGGTGCGGCTCGTGTGGATGGGCGTGGTGCTGGCGAACTTCCTGTTCGGCCTCCTGGCGGGGCGCCTGCGGGTGATGCAGGACGTGGCGGCGCACCGCGGCCTGCACCTGCGGCTCTTGCGCTGGGGATTGGGGGTGGGCGTGGTGTGCAACGGCGCCAGCGTGGTGATGATGCGCCTGCGCTCGCTGGGCATCATCGACCCGGACGTGGCGCACTGGACGGCCCTGGTCCCCTTCCTGATGGAGCTGGGCTTCCTGGGGCTCGCGTCGGCCTACGTGGCCAGCTTCGCGTTGCTGTTCCAGCGCGAGACCTGGCGCAAGGTGCTCGGGGTGCTGGCGCCCGTGGGCCGCATGGCGCTCACCAACTACCTGCTCCAGACGGTGATGGGGCTCGCCATCTATGACGGCTGGGGCCTGGGGCTCGTCGGGAAGACGCCGCCATCCTTGTGCGTGGCGCTCGCGCTGGGCGGCTTCGCGCTCCAGGTGCCCTTCAGCCACGCGTGGCTCCAGCGCTTCCGCTTTGGCCCGGCCGAGTGGCTGTGGCGCTCGCTCACGTATGGCCGCCCGCAGCCCATGCGCGTGACGGCGCCCCCCGAAGTGAGCGTGGCGACCTGAACCCCGGACGTACGAAGCCCCGGGCGCCGCGAGGAAGCGGACACCCGGGGCTCCTCGGCGCGGCTCACGCCGCGCCGGTCCAGCGGACTACTTCACCTTGTACGAGGCACCCAGGACCGTCTTGATGTAGCCGTTGACGGTGGTGTCCTTCAGGCTCTTCGCGCCGAAGACCTGGATGTAGTAGCGACCGGCGGGCGCGTCCTTCAGCATGACGCGCTCGGTGGCGCTCTCGCTGACGCTGCGGCCGTCGTACGAGCTCTGGTTCGGGGCCGAGCCGCGCTGCACGTACAGGTCGGCGTTGCCCTCGCCCTCGCCCAGGACCACGGACAGGGTGTTGGTGCCGGAGCCCGTCTTGAACTCGGGCATCTCGATGACGAACACCTGCGACGAGCCCGGCAGACCTTCCAGGTTCTCGATGCGCGTCTCGTTGCCGATGTTGATGTAGCCACCCTTCCAGGTCACGGTCAGCGTGGCGCCGGAGTAGGCGCTGAAGCCCACCAGCATCACGTACCACTCACCCTGGGCCGGAGCCGCGAAGGCGCAGGTCTCGTTGTTGCCGCTCTTGTACGGACGGCAGTCATACGAGGTCGTGGTCGGAGGCGTCCCGGCGCGAACGTAGAGGTCCGCGTCACCCGTGCCACCGGACAGCGTGAAGGTCAGGTCCGTGGCGCCCTCGGGCAGCGTGACGGAGAAGTACTGCTTCGCGCCGCGCGCACCGGAGAGGTCCGGCACCGGCACGTTCTTCTGCAGGACGACGTGCTCCGGAATCGTCACGGGCAGACCCACGCCCACGGCCTTCCAGGCGTTGCCGGCCTCGGTGGCGTCATAGCCGAGCTGCGTGGCCGCCTGCTCCGCGGCCGTCTTCGCGTTGGCGAAGGTGGAGTTGGGCAGCAGCAGGTCCACGTTCATCTTGTAGAAGATGCGCGCGGCCTTCTCGAAGCCCTGGCCCACGACAGCCTGCGTGGACTTGTTGCGCGGGTGCGTACCACCCTGCGACGTCAGGTAGAACGCCAGGTTGGAGAGACCCGAGCTGTAGTGCACGTCGACGCTGTCGTCGTAGTCGGCGTACCAGTCGAGCGAGTCCCCGTCCTGCGTGGGGTTGTTCATGTAGCGCAGGCCGTCACCCGGGATGGACGGAGTCCAGACGTCGTCGCCGACGATCCAGGTGTTCGCGTCAACCACCTTGCCCTTGCTGTACCACTCGCAGACCGCGCCGAAGATGTCGGACATGGACTCGTTGAGGCCGCCCGACTCGTTGTCGTACACGAGGTCCGACTCGGAGCTGGTGACAGCGTGGGTCAGCTCGTGCGCCGTCACGTCCAGCGAGTTGGCCAGGTTCGACGCGTTCACGCCGTCGCCGTCGCCGTACACCATCTGCACGTCATTCCAGTAGGCGTTGACGTAGTTGGTGCTGTAGTGCACCGAGCTGATGAGCGCGGCGCCCGCGTTGTCGTACGAGTCGCGGCCGAACAGGCTGTTGTAGCAGTTGTAGACGGTGCCCAGGTGGCCGTAGTTGTTGTTGACCACGGGGTCCGCCACCTCGGGCTGACCCTCGGAGCGCGCCAGCGTGCCGGGCAGGCTGGTGCCGTGCTTCAGGTCATACACGCGGCGAACGAGCGCCGAGTGGATGTGCGGGATGCGCTCGATGACGTCGCCGTTGAGGGCGTTGACGAGCACGGAGTCGTCGACCGGGGTCTTGTCCTCGAGCTCGCCCTTGACGCGAACCTCGTAGACGAGGAGCAGCCGGTCGCCGTCACGCCAGTAGACGAGCTTCGCGTCGTCCGCCTTGGCGTCACGAGGAGAGCTGCGGTCCAGCGTGGCCGCCGACACCGCGGCCTCGGCCGCGATGGTGGCCTTCTCCGGCGCGGCCAAGTCGCCACGCGCGTTGGTGTTGGCCGCGAAGACCTTGCCGTTGCGCGCGTGCAGACGCACCTCGGCGCCCTTCACCTCGGTGCCGTTCTTGCGGACGCCGTAGCGGAAGTGCGTGTCCCCGTCGAAGCCGACATAGGCCTTCTTCAGGTACAGGTCGTTCGTGTCCAGGTGGAACACGGGCGCGACGTTCGCGATCGTCGCGGTCAGCTGGGAGGCCTGGAGGGACTTGATGGCCTCGGCAGTCGCCGGCGCCGTGCCCAGGTCACCCGTGATGAAGCTGGGAACCGCGTCCTTGTCGGCGGCCACCACAGTCTGGCCTCCGGCGAGGAGAGCGGCGGAAGCCTTCTGCTCCTTGGCTTCCTGGTTCGCTGCAGGGGTGCTGTCGGTGCAAGCACCCGCCATCATGGACAGCGCGATGAAACCGAGCGCGCTGCGAACTCGCTTCTCGACCATTTAATCCTCCTAAGTGGAAAGATTAGGAAGAATAGTGTCACAAGGGAGCCCCAGATTTCAAGTCTATGCGAGATTTATGCTGTTTGCCTAATTATCATGACTCGATAAGGCAATCCAACTATCTGACTTAACTAGCTATTTCACACTTTAACGACCTCTCCAGTCTGGAACTTCAAAGAGGACTCTCTGGAGTGTCAGAAGTGAAGCAGCGTGGCCGGACGAGGGTCTCGGGGGTCCGGCATGGCTTCCGGCGGCGGCGGGGGTGGGCTAGGCACGAGTGCTGGAGGAGACACATGCGCGCACTACAACTGCAGCGGCTGGAGGGGCCGGACGGGCTGGCGATGGTGAACATTCCGGAGCCCGAGGCAGGGGACGGGGTGCTCATCGACGTGGTGGCCGCGGGCGCGAGCTTCCCGGATCTGCTCCTGACGCGGGGCCTGTACCAGATGCAGCCGCCGCTGCCGTTCGTGCCCGGGGTGGAGGTGGCGGGCGTGGTGCGCAGCGCGCCCGCCGGGGCCTCGGTGCGCCCGGGGGACCGGGTGATGGCGTTCACCTTCACGCTGGGCGGCTTCGCCGAGGTGGTGGCGGTGGCCCCCGAGATGACGTTCCGCATCCCCGAGCGCTGGAGCTTCGAGGCGGCGGCGGGCGTGGTGATGAACTACCACACGGCGCACTTCGCGCTGCACCGGCGCGGACGCTTGAAGGCGGGCGAGGTGGTGGTGGTGCATGGCGCCGCGGGCGGCGTGGGCACGGCCGCGGTGCAGGTGGCGCGAGGCGCCGGGGCCAAGGTGCTGGCGGTGGTGAGCGACGAGCGCAAGGCGGAGGTGGCCCAGCGCGCGGGCGCGCACGAGTCGCTCCTGTCCACCGGGGACTGGACTTCCCGGGTGCGCGAGCTGACGGATGGCCGGGGCGCGGACGTGGTGGTGGACCCGGTGGGCGGGGACATCTTCGACAAGAGCCTCAAGTGCCTGGCGCCCGAGGGCCGCCTGCTGGTGGTGGGCTTCGCCAGCGGACGCATCCCCGAGGTGACGACCAACCGGCTGCTCCTGCGCAACATCGACGTGGTGGGCGTGGCCTGGGGCGCGTTCCTCCTCCAGGACCCGGGCTTGACGGCGCGCATCGCGGGCGAGCTGGAGACCCTGGCCGCGCGCGGCATCCTGGAGCCCGTGGTGGGACAGGTGTACCCGCTGGAAGAAGGAGCCCAGGCCCTGCGGGACCTGGAGGCGCGGCGCGCCACCGGAAAGCTGGTGCTGCGCATCCGTTGAGGGTGAGACAGACTTCTGTCTCATGCCTCGCGCCGTCTCCCCCGCCCTCCCCCCGCCCGCTTCTCTCCCCCCCGAGGAGGCCCGGCGCTACCTGGTGGGGCACCTGGGGCTGGCCCGGCCCGCGTACCCCGCTGGGGCGCGGGGGGTGCGGGCGCTGCTCCAGGGGCTGCGGTGCATCCAGTTGGATCCGCTCGATGTCATCGGCACCAACGCGGACCTGGTGGCGCTCGCGCGCGTGGATGGCATCGCCCGGGGTGACGTGTACCGACACCTGCTGCCCGGACACGCCTTCGAGCACTTCGCCAAGGAGCGCTGTCTGCTGCCCGGCAGCGCCTTCCCATACTACCGCGAGCGGACGGCCCTGGCCCCGTGGCGACAGGCCGAGCGGGCCCGGCGCGTGCCCGAGGCCGTGCTCAAGGCGGTGCTGGAAGAGGTGCGCGCCCGCGGCCCCGCGAGCGCCGAGGAGCTGACCGACCACGGCCGAGTGGATCCGCTGGATTGGAATGGCTGGAAGGGAACGGGCCGCGCCACCACCATGGCGCTCGAGGTGCTCTGGGCGCGCTGCCAGGTCGTGGTGTGTGGCCGAGGCGCTTCCGGCAAGGTCTACGACGTACCGGACCGCGCGCTGCCGCGGGTGGCCGAGACAAAGCCCGCCGAGAGCTTCGAGCGCTGGGCCGTGTGCGAGCGCGTGGAAGCCGCGGGCCTGCTGTGCCGCGTGGCCGGGCCGCACTGGTCCGTGCTCTCCGACGTGCGCACCTCGCCCCTGCCGGATGCGTTGGTGCGCGAGGGCGTGCTGGAAGAGGTCGTGCTTCCGGGCTCACCTCGGCGCTTCCTGGCGCCGCGTGGCTTCCGCCAGCGCGAGGTCCCCGCGCTGGATGAGCGCATGCGGATCCTGGGTCCGTTGGATCCGCTGCTGTGGGACCGCACGCTGGTGCGACTCGCGTTCGGGTTCGACTACGTGTGGGAGGTCTACAAGCCCGCGGAGCGCCGCCAGTGGGGCTGGTACGTGTGCCCGCTGCTGTATCGCGGTGAGCTGGTGGGCCGCATCGAAGCGCGCGTGCGAGAAGACACGCTCCACGTGGAGAAGCTGTGGCGCGAGCCGAACGCGGCGTTCGATGACGCCGCGCTCGACGAGGCCCTCGCACGACACGCGCGGGCCTGCGGCGCCGAGCGCGTGCGACGTCCGCGCTCGCGGAACGCCCCCAGACGCGCGAGCTGACCGCGTCCCGGGCGCCCGCTGCTCCGAGCGCCCTTCCCGGAGCCCTTCAGGGAGACATGCGGGCGGTTCCTGGTGCGCCGCGGCACGCGACACACGAGCCCTCGCACGACCTTCCGGACACATCCGCGATGAAACACGTGCGCGCGCTCCCCCACATCCCTATCGGAAAAACACAGAACGACCGCAGCGCCGCGGCGTCGGAGGGACTTGTTGCTTCAAATACATACTCACACTGAAACGAAAACAAGAAAAACATGGATTAACCAGCGGGTGATGAAACGCCCAGGGGTGGAGTGAGACACCCAATTCTGGGAGAGGGGTCTCTCCAACGCCTCTCATGCGTCGCATGGGCTGACGGTCCGCCGATTGATTCATGCCTGCCATCTACTGGACAGTCATTGGCCCGGCCTCTCCCCAGCGCCTGGAATAGGAAATCCCATCATGTCCTCACCGCTCGTCCTGCGGCTTCCCGAGACTTCCCAAGTTGTTTTTGGACACACGGTGCTGAGCCAGCCGGAGTTGTTGCGGCGCGCGACGCTCATCGCCGAGCGGCTGCGTACGGACTTCGGCGTCGTGGCGGGAGACCGGGTGGGGTTGATGACCGTGCCAGGGCCAGACGTGGTGCCTGCCTTGCTCGGCATCTGGATGGCGGGGGCGGCCTACGTGCCGCTCGACCCCTTCCTCCCGGATGAGCGGTTGCTGCGCATCGTGCGCGACGCGGGCCTGCGAGGCATTGTCACGCAGCGCGAGCACCGCATCACCCTGGGCCTGCTGGAGAGCTGGTTGGGCGGGGCGCTGCCCTCGTTCGCGGTGGATGCGGAGGAGGAGTTCTCCCAGGCGCCCGCCCGCGCGCCCTCCGCGGACCTGGAGGTGCCGCCCGAGCGGCCCGCCTATCTCATCTACACCTCGGGCAGCACCGGCGAGCCCAAGGGCGTGGTCTGCACGTTCCGAGGCGTCCACAACCTCATCCAGGCCGCGCGCCCCATCATGGAGCTGGGCTCCGCGACACGTCATCTCCAGTTCGCGAGCATCAACTTCGACGCCTCGGTCTGGGAGCTGTTCCCCACCCTCTTCTGGGGTGGCACCGTGGTGCAGGGCAGCCGCGAGGAGCTGTTGCCTGGTCGCCGGCTGGCGCATGCGCTGCATCACCATCGGGTGACGCACGTGTGCTTGCCGCCCTCGGTGCTGGGGCAGCTCGGGCCGTTCGTGGACGCGCTGCCGGACCTCACCGACGTCATCATGGCGGGCGAGCGCTGCCCTCCGCCCCTGGCGGATCGCTGGCATGTCTCGGGGCGCCGCGTCTTCAACGCGTATGGCCCCACCGAGGCCACGGTGTGCGCGACGATGTACCGCGTGCGCGGAGACGAGGCGCCGGTGCCCATCGGGACCGCGCTGCCGGGCGTGCGCCTGCGCGTCATGGATGCCGAGGGCCAGGAGGTCGCCCCGGGCCAGACAGGGGAGCTGTGGATTGGAGGCGAGGGCGTGGCCGCGGGCTACCGCAACCAGCCGGAGAAGACGCGCGAGTCCTTCCCGCGCGATGCGGCGGGGGACGTCTGGTACCGGACGGGAGACGAGGTGGTGCACCGGGACGACGGCGAGCTCGTCTTCCTGGGGCGGATGGACCACCAGGTGAAGCTGCGCGGGTTCCGCATCGAGTTGGAGGCCATCGAGCAGGCGCTGTACGCCTTCCCTGGCGTCGCGCAGGCGGCCGTGAAGGTGTTCGAGGAGACGGACGCCCAAGGGCAGGTCTCCGGGGAGCTGGTCGCCTACTACGCCGCCCATGAGGGTGTCGCCGTGTCGCGAGACGCGCTGCGGGCGCAGGTGGCCGCGGTGCTGCCGGACTACATGGTGCCGCACCACTTCCAGCCGCTGCCGCGCCTGCCGCTGATGCCCAACCTGGGCAAGGTGGACCGGCAGGCGCTGCCGCCGCCTCGGGACTGGAAGCGCGCCGACGCGGCCCGCCCCCACAGCACCGCCAGCACACCGCTGGACCGACTGTGCCGCGTGTTCGAGCAGACGCTGCGCGCGGCGCCGGGCACCATCACCGAGTCCACTCACTTCTTCCATGCCGGCGGAGACTCGCTGGGCGTGGCGCGCGTGCTGGCGCGCGTGGAGGAGGAGTTCGGCGTCTCGCTGCCCTCGCGGCAGCTCTACTCCCACCCCACGCCGGCCGCGCTGCTGCCCTTCTGCGCCACGGACGGCGGCGCGCTCCCCGAGCCCGACTCCGTGCGAGACACGCTGCTGGCGGACGCGGCCTCCGTGCCGACGCTCCAGCTCCATGCGCGGCCTCCCCAGGATGCGCGCCCGCCGCGCGCGGTGCTGCTCACCGGGGCCACGGGCTTCCTGGGCATCCACCTGCTCGCGGCGCTGGCCTCGCGCGTGGAGCGCGTCTACTGCCTGGTGCGCGCCCGAGACACGGCGGAGGCCCAGGCCCGCGTGCGCGCCACGGCGGCCCGCTACGCCGTCACCCTGCCCTGGTGCGAGGACCGCATCCGCACGGTGCCGGGCGACATCACCCGCGAGTCCCTGGGCATGGAGCCGCTGCTGCATGACACGCTGGCGCGCGCCTGCGACGCGGTGGTGCACGCGGCGGCGAACATCAGCTACATCCTGCCGTACGCCGACGCGGGGAGGCCCAACGTCGCGGGCACGCAGAACGTGCTCGCCTTCACCGCCTACGGCCGGCTCAAGGCGCTGCACCACGTGTCCTCGCTCAGCGTGTACGGCGCGCTGGGCACCCTGCGAGACCGGCAGGTGGTGCCCGAGGACTTCGACCTCGACGAGTCCCTGGACCTGATGCGCTACGAGAACGGCTACACCCGCGCCAAGTGGGTGGCGGAGCGGCTCGTCACGG
It encodes the following:
- a CDS encoding DUF418 domain-containing protein, giving the protein MPDSPSLPADPPRAKTEAGPVDTSERLTLLDALRGFALCGVFVSNCFGWFSGRALLSREQALALSAPLGETVVASLYQFFVNQKFVTIFSFLFGLGFSIQLARAEARGASLVPLYARRLTVLLAMGLVHLFGLWMGDVLSTYAVVGFALLLFRRRSNKTVLTWALVLMVLMTLVVPLAQRFIPILSVGAQAALEASRAAQAKDLAHRAGFLAELASDSFRATQAANARFAASNFLGPVRLVWMGVVLANFLFGLLAGRLRVMQDVAAHRGLHLRLLRWGLGVGVVCNGASVVMMRLRSLGIIDPDVAHWTALVPFLMELGFLGLASAYVASFALLFQRETWRKVLGVLAPVGRMALTNYLLQTVMGLAIYDGWGLGLVGKTPPSLCVALALGGFALQVPFSHAWLQRFRFGPAEWLWRSLTYGRPQPMRVTAPPEVSVAT
- a CDS encoding M4 family metallopeptidase — protein: MVEKRVRSALGFIALSMMAGACTDSTPAANQEAKEQKASAALLAGGQTVVAADKDAVPSFITGDLGTAPATAEAIKSLQASQLTATIANVAPVFHLDTNDLYLKKAYVGFDGDTHFRYGVRKNGTEVKGAEVRLHARNGKVFAANTNARGDLAAPEKATIAAEAAVSAATLDRSSPRDAKADDAKLVYWRDGDRLLLVYEVRVKGELEDKTPVDDSVLVNALNGDVIERIPHIHSALVRRVYDLKHGTSLPGTLARSEGQPEVADPVVNNNYGHLGTVYNCYNSLFGRDSYDNAGAALISSVHYSTNYVNAYWNDVQMVYGDGDGVNASNLANSLDVTAHELTHAVTSSESDLVYDNESGGLNESMSDIFGAVCEWYSKGKVVDANTWIVGDDVWTPSIPGDGLRYMNNPTQDGDSLDWYADYDDSVDVHYSSGLSNLAFYLTSQGGTHPRNKSTQAVVGQGFEKAARIFYKMNVDLLLPNSTFANAKTAAEQAATQLGYDATEAGNAWKAVGVGLPVTIPEHVVLQKNVPVPDLSGARGAKQYFSVTLPEGATDLTFTLSGGTGDADLYVRAGTPPTTTSYDCRPYKSGNNETCAFAAPAQGEWYVMLVGFSAYSGATLTVTWKGGYINIGNETRIENLEGLPGSSQVFVIEMPEFKTGSGTNTLSVVLGEGEGNADLYVQRGSAPNQSSYDGRSVSESATERVMLKDAPAGRYYIQVFGAKSLKDTTVNGYIKTVLGASYKVK
- a CDS encoding NADPH:quinone oxidoreductase family protein: MRALQLQRLEGPDGLAMVNIPEPEAGDGVLIDVVAAGASFPDLLLTRGLYQMQPPLPFVPGVEVAGVVRSAPAGASVRPGDRVMAFTFTLGGFAEVVAVAPEMTFRIPERWSFEAAAGVVMNYHTAHFALHRRGRLKAGEVVVVHGAAGGVGTAAVQVARGAGAKVLAVVSDERKAEVAQRAGAHESLLSTGDWTSRVRELTDGRGADVVVDPVGGDIFDKSLKCLAPEGRLLVVGFASGRIPEVTTNRLLLRNIDVVGVAWGAFLLQDPGLTARIAGELETLAARGILEPVVGQVYPLEEGAQALRDLEARRATGKLVLRIR
- a CDS encoding AlkZ family DNA glycosylase codes for the protein MPRAVSPALPPPASLPPEEARRYLVGHLGLARPAYPAGARGVRALLQGLRCIQLDPLDVIGTNADLVALARVDGIARGDVYRHLLPGHAFEHFAKERCLLPGSAFPYYRERTALAPWRQAERARRVPEAVLKAVLEEVRARGPASAEELTDHGRVDPLDWNGWKGTGRATTMALEVLWARCQVVVCGRGASGKVYDVPDRALPRVAETKPAESFERWAVCERVEAAGLLCRVAGPHWSVLSDVRTSPLPDALVREGVLEEVVLPGSPRRFLAPRGFRQREVPALDERMRILGPLDPLLWDRTLVRLAFGFDYVWEVYKPAERRQWGWYVCPLLYRGELVGRIEARVREDTLHVEKLWREPNAAFDDAALDEALARHARACGAERVRRPRSRNAPRRAS
- a CDS encoding amino acid adenylation domain-containing protein yields the protein MSSPLVLRLPETSQVVFGHTVLSQPELLRRATLIAERLRTDFGVVAGDRVGLMTVPGPDVVPALLGIWMAGAAYVPLDPFLPDERLLRIVRDAGLRGIVTQREHRITLGLLESWLGGALPSFAVDAEEEFSQAPARAPSADLEVPPERPAYLIYTSGSTGEPKGVVCTFRGVHNLIQAARPIMELGSATRHLQFASINFDASVWELFPTLFWGGTVVQGSREELLPGRRLAHALHHHRVTHVCLPPSVLGQLGPFVDALPDLTDVIMAGERCPPPLADRWHVSGRRVFNAYGPTEATVCATMYRVRGDEAPVPIGTALPGVRLRVMDAEGQEVAPGQTGELWIGGEGVAAGYRNQPEKTRESFPRDAAGDVWYRTGDEVVHRDDGELVFLGRMDHQVKLRGFRIELEAIEQALYAFPGVAQAAVKVFEETDAQGQVSGELVAYYAAHEGVAVSRDALRAQVAAVLPDYMVPHHFQPLPRLPLMPNLGKVDRQALPPPRDWKRADAARPHSTASTPLDRLCRVFEQTLRAAPGTITESTHFFHAGGDSLGVARVLARVEEEFGVSLPSRQLYSHPTPAALLPFCATDGGALPEPDSVRDTLLADAASVPTLQLHARPPQDARPPRAVLLTGATGFLGIHLLAALASRVERVYCLVRARDTAEAQARVRATAARYAVTLPWCEDRIRTVPGDITRESLGMEPLLHDTLARACDAVVHAAANISYILPYADAGRPNVAGTQNVLAFTAYGRLKALHHVSSLSVYGALGTLRDRQVVPEDFDLDESLDLMRYENGYTRAKWVAERLVTAARAAGMPVSLYRPGFIEGHSRTGIGNADDLLCRLLVGNIQMGIYPDFPQKYWLPVPVDYVATAMAHLVVNQPPGGNYNLVAERSQEPSHNEIFEMLGGKGHPLFRVQPHAWLRELTRLGPDNALFPLVGFMREKVYHGTRTLLELHYRSPIADTTNTRAALAGSGIQCPDIDEALLRRYRTHLLQRHRHAVRAA